A portion of the Streptomyces platensis genome contains these proteins:
- a CDS encoding RDD family protein has protein sequence MSELVTGEAVVLGLRPARLPSRGLAVAVDVAVAWVTYIGISLILVSATSSMDSAAVAAASVAAFVLVQVGIPIVIETLSQGRSLGKLVCGLRVIREDGGPIRFRHALVRGAMGAIEIVMTMGVVAAIASLVSARGRRLGDVFAGTLVIRERMPVAEAGAALPPPPPWLVAELGALDLSRVPDGWWLTVRQYLARMGQLDPQVGGAMAGRLAEDLRGFTGVPAPAGVHPAAYLAAVARERQARESQRAFGTSASSAVAGPTGAAGAAPVGWGEGSPGGQPGGGGIGAGGPWTPGGPVETAEGVVTSGGGHQGAPSADGAWASPGGGAWAPETGAGAGRTRGDGAGAVGAPVQGRAGEVGDGGGGRAPRTGFAPPV, from the coding sequence GTGAGTGAACTCGTCACGGGTGAAGCGGTGGTGCTCGGGCTGCGGCCGGCCAGGCTGCCGAGCCGGGGGCTGGCGGTGGCGGTCGATGTGGCCGTGGCCTGGGTGACCTACATCGGCATCTCGCTGATCCTGGTGAGCGCGACCTCGTCCATGGACAGTGCGGCGGTGGCGGCCGCGTCGGTGGCGGCGTTCGTGCTGGTGCAGGTCGGGATCCCGATCGTCATCGAGACGCTGAGTCAGGGCCGGTCGCTGGGAAAGCTGGTCTGTGGACTGCGGGTCATACGGGAGGACGGCGGGCCGATCCGGTTCCGGCACGCACTGGTGCGCGGGGCGATGGGGGCCATCGAGATCGTGATGACGATGGGGGTGGTGGCGGCCATCGCGTCGTTGGTGTCGGCGCGGGGGCGTCGGCTGGGTGATGTGTTCGCCGGGACGCTGGTCATACGGGAGCGGATGCCCGTGGCGGAGGCCGGGGCGGCGCTGCCGCCACCGCCTCCGTGGCTGGTGGCGGAGCTCGGGGCGCTGGACCTTTCGCGCGTGCCCGATGGGTGGTGGCTGACGGTGCGGCAGTACCTGGCGCGGATGGGGCAGCTGGATCCGCAGGTCGGCGGGGCAATGGCGGGGCGGCTGGCGGAGGACCTGCGTGGGTTCACCGGGGTGCCGGCGCCTGCCGGGGTACATCCGGCGGCGTATCTGGCGGCGGTGGCCCGGGAGCGGCAGGCGCGGGAGTCGCAGCGGGCGTTCGGGACGTCGGCGTCGTCGGCGGTGGCCGGGCCGACGGGTGCTGCCGGGGCGGCACCTGTGGGGTGGGGAGAGGGTTCTCCCGGTGGGCAACCTGGCGGTGGCGGGATCGGGGCTGGTGGGCCGTGGACGCCGGGCGGGCCTGTGGAGACAGCGGAGGGTGTCGTGACCTCCGGGGGCGGGCATCAGGGCGCGCCGTCGGCGGACGGGGCTTGGGCTTCGCCCGGGGGTGGGGCCTGGGCTCCTGAGACAGGGGCCGGTGCCGGGAGGACGCGTGGTGACGGCGCCGGGGCAGTAGGGGCGCCGGTGCAGGGGCGTGCAGGTGAGGTGGGGGACGGTGGCGGAGGGCGGGCGCCGCGTACGGGGTTTGCGCCGCCGGTGTGA
- the ahcY gene encoding adenosylhomocysteinase gives MTTAATGQDFKVADLSLAAFGRKEITLAEHEMPGLMAIRKEYAAAQPLAGARITGSLHMTVQTAVLIETLAALGAEVRWASCNIFSTQDHAAAAIAVGPNGTPDAPQGIPVFAWKGESLEEYWWCTEQALTWPNSPTGGPNMILDDGGDATLLVHKGVEYEKAGKVPAIETAESDEHRAILELLTRTLAESPQKWTNLASEIRGVTEETTTGVHRLYEMHRDGDLLFPAINVNDAVTKSKFDNKYGCRHSLIDGINRATDVLIGGKTAVVCGYGDVGKGCAESLRGQGARVIVTEIDPICALQAAMDGYQVTTLEDVVETADIFITTTGNKDIIMASDMARMKHQAIVGNIGHFDNEIDMAGLAQLDGIVKDEVKPQVHTWTHPDGKVLIVLSEGRLLNLGNATGHPSFVMSNSFADQTLAQIELFTKPAEYPTDVYVLPKHLDEKVARLHLDALGVKLTELRPEQAAYIGVEVEGPYKPDHYRY, from the coding sequence ATGACGACAGCAGCCACCGGCCAGGACTTCAAGGTCGCCGACCTGTCCCTCGCCGCTTTCGGCCGCAAGGAGATCACCCTCGCCGAGCACGAGATGCCCGGTCTGATGGCGATCCGCAAGGAGTACGCCGCCGCCCAGCCGCTGGCCGGCGCCCGCATCACCGGTTCCCTGCACATGACCGTGCAGACCGCGGTCCTGATCGAGACCCTCGCCGCGCTGGGCGCCGAGGTCCGCTGGGCCTCCTGCAACATCTTCTCCACCCAGGACCACGCCGCCGCGGCCATCGCGGTGGGCCCGAACGGCACGCCCGACGCGCCTCAGGGCATCCCGGTCTTCGCCTGGAAGGGCGAGTCCCTGGAGGAGTACTGGTGGTGCACGGAGCAGGCGCTGACCTGGCCCAACTCGCCCACCGGCGGCCCGAACATGATCCTCGACGACGGTGGCGACGCCACGCTCCTGGTCCACAAGGGCGTTGAGTACGAGAAGGCCGGCAAGGTCCCCGCGATCGAGACCGCGGAGAGCGACGAGCACCGCGCCATCCTGGAGCTGCTGACCCGCACGCTGGCGGAGTCCCCCCAGAAGTGGACCAACCTGGCCTCCGAGATCCGCGGTGTCACCGAGGAGACCACCACCGGCGTGCACCGTCTCTACGAGATGCACCGCGACGGCGACCTGCTCTTCCCGGCGATCAACGTGAACGACGCCGTGACGAAGTCGAAGTTCGACAACAAGTACGGCTGCCGCCACTCCCTGATCGACGGCATCAACCGCGCCACCGACGTCCTCATCGGCGGCAAGACCGCTGTGGTCTGCGGCTACGGCGACGTCGGCAAGGGCTGCGCGGAGTCGCTGCGCGGCCAGGGCGCCCGCGTCATCGTCACCGAGATCGACCCGATCTGCGCCCTCCAGGCGGCGATGGACGGCTACCAGGTCACCACCCTGGAGGACGTCGTCGAGACCGCCGACATCTTCATCACCACCACGGGCAACAAGGACATCATCATGGCGTCCGACATGGCCCGGATGAAGCACCAGGCGATCGTCGGCAACATCGGTCACTTCGACAACGAGATCGACATGGCCGGCCTGGCCCAGCTCGACGGCATCGTCAAGGACGAGGTCAAGCCGCAGGTGCACACCTGGACCCACCCGGACGGCAAGGTCCTGATCGTGCTGTCCGAGGGCCGTCTGCTCAACCTGGGCAACGCCACCGGTCACCCCTCCTTCGTGATGTCCAACTCGTTCGCGGACCAGACGCTGGCCCAGATCGAGCTGTTCACCAAGCCCGCGGAGTACCCGACCGACGTCTACGTGCTCCCCAAGCACCTCGACGAGAAGGTCGCCCGGCTCCACCTCGACGCGCTCGGCGTCAAGCTCACCGAGCTGCGCCCCGAGCAGGCCGCCTACATCGGCGTCGAGGTCGAGGGCCCGTACAAGCCCGACCACTACCGCTACTGA
- a CDS encoding cation diffusion facilitator family transporter, whose product MSASGGTKAIVAALGANLAIAAAKFVAFAFSGSSSMLAEGVHSIADSGNQGLLLLGGKKAKRAATAEHPFGYGRERYIYGFLVSIVLFTIGGVFALYEGYEKIHDPHALDNWYWPVGVLVFAIIAEGFSFRTAIKESNELRGTQTWAQFVRRAKAPELPVVLLEDFGALVGLVLALGGVGLTMATGDGVWDGIGTMCIGALLVLIALVLAAETKSLLLGEAAGPEQVAKIRAAVVDGTVVTRVIHMRTLHLGPDELLVAAKIAVQHDDTATEIANAINAAEARIREAVPIARVIYLEPDIYNEATAAAGTDPSKTPGGE is encoded by the coding sequence ATGAGCGCATCAGGCGGGACAAAGGCGATCGTTGCGGCGCTGGGCGCCAACCTGGCGATCGCCGCAGCGAAGTTCGTGGCCTTCGCCTTCAGCGGCTCGTCCTCGATGCTGGCGGAAGGCGTGCACTCCATCGCGGACTCCGGCAACCAGGGCCTGCTGCTGCTCGGCGGCAAGAAGGCGAAGCGCGCGGCGACCGCCGAGCACCCCTTCGGCTACGGCCGCGAGCGCTACATCTACGGCTTCCTGGTCTCCATCGTCCTGTTCACCATCGGCGGCGTCTTCGCGCTCTACGAGGGCTACGAGAAGATCCACGACCCGCACGCGCTGGACAACTGGTACTGGCCGGTCGGCGTCCTGGTCTTCGCGATCATCGCCGAGGGCTTCTCCTTCCGTACGGCCATCAAGGAGTCCAACGAGCTGCGCGGCACGCAGACCTGGGCCCAGTTCGTCCGCCGCGCCAAGGCCCCCGAGCTGCCGGTCGTGCTGCTGGAGGACTTCGGCGCCCTGGTCGGTCTGGTCCTGGCGCTGGGCGGTGTCGGCCTGACCATGGCCACCGGCGACGGCGTCTGGGACGGCATCGGCACGATGTGCATCGGCGCGCTGCTGGTGCTGATCGCCCTGGTCCTGGCCGCGGAGACCAAGTCGCTGCTGCTGGGCGAGGCGGCCGGCCCCGAGCAGGTCGCCAAGATCCGCGCCGCGGTCGTCGACGGCACGGTCGTCACCCGCGTCATCCACATGCGCACACTCCACCTCGGCCCCGACGAACTGCTGGTCGCCGCCAAGATCGCGGTACAGCACGACGACACCGCCACCGAGATCGCCAACGCCATCAACGCCGCCGAGGCCCGCATCCGCGAGGCCGTCCCGATCGCCCGCGTCATCTACCTCGAACCGGACATCTACAACGAGGCCACAGCGGCCGCGGGGACGGATCCGTCGAAGACACCGGGCGGGGAGTGA
- a CDS encoding fructose-specific PTS transporter subunit EIIC → MTACPTGIAHTYMAAEKLTEAARSLGHEIKVETQGSIGAENLLSDNDVRDADAIIIAADKDVDRSRFVGKRVLAVGVAEGIRHPEQLMERVRSAPVYGRAEGDGAGTGPETRSAPRGHGGGGKERSVAYKALMNGVSYMIPFVVVGGLLIAISLALGGNPQADGGLVIPDGSFWKHVNDIGVIGFTLMVPILSGYIAYAIGDRPALVPGMIGGWIANTGSLYDSKAGAGFIGAIVTGFLAGYLVLWIKKVEVPKFARPIMPIIVIPIVATTVLGLFFIYVIGKPISWVFTHLTDWLGGMTGSSAILLGALLGLMIAFDMGGPVNKTAFLFGAGLIASGNQTVMGMCAAAIPVMPLGQGLATLVRRRLYSEQERETGMAALFMGLFGISEGAIPFAAARPAQVIPANMLGGAVAGALAGTIGVTDAVPHGGPIVAVLGAVGGVPAFFLAVVAGSVVTALMTVMLVDVAERRKGGERPGAGGGAVAAAAGGSVVGAGAEAVVAGVGVGGGADGGGGAGVVARTAAASGSVPAAAGGPGPDAGDADGDGADAEGNAEGNVGAVANDGGGLGEAPASEVLSGYLTGQTVKTELVAEEKEAAIREMAELVAATGKVADADELVRVALAREAQGTTGLGEEIAIPHAKTDAVTAPVVGFARSADGIDWGSLDGTRARLVFLIAVPEAAAGDEHLRILALLSRKLMDADFRARLQGAAGESGILRVLGEIR, encoded by the coding sequence GTGACCGCCTGCCCGACCGGTATCGCCCACACGTACATGGCCGCGGAGAAGCTGACCGAGGCGGCCCGGTCCCTCGGGCACGAGATCAAGGTGGAGACGCAGGGCTCCATCGGGGCTGAGAATCTCCTCTCTGACAACGATGTCAGAGACGCGGACGCCATCATCATCGCCGCGGACAAGGACGTCGACCGCAGCCGTTTCGTCGGCAAGCGGGTCCTGGCGGTCGGGGTCGCCGAGGGCATTCGCCACCCCGAGCAGCTGATGGAGCGGGTGCGGAGCGCGCCGGTGTACGGGCGCGCGGAGGGCGACGGGGCCGGTACGGGACCCGAGACCAGGTCGGCTCCCCGGGGCCATGGTGGTGGCGGCAAAGAACGCAGCGTCGCGTACAAGGCGCTGATGAACGGCGTCAGTTACATGATCCCGTTCGTGGTGGTCGGCGGTCTGCTGATCGCGATCTCGCTGGCGCTGGGCGGGAATCCGCAGGCCGACGGCGGTCTGGTCATCCCCGACGGCTCGTTCTGGAAGCACGTCAACGACATCGGCGTCATCGGCTTCACGCTGATGGTGCCGATCCTGTCCGGCTATATCGCCTACGCGATCGGCGACCGCCCCGCGCTGGTGCCGGGCATGATCGGCGGCTGGATCGCCAACACCGGCTCGCTGTACGACTCCAAGGCGGGCGCGGGCTTCATCGGCGCGATCGTCACCGGATTCCTGGCCGGCTATCTGGTGCTGTGGATCAAGAAGGTGGAGGTCCCCAAGTTCGCCCGGCCGATCATGCCGATCATCGTGATCCCGATCGTGGCGACGACGGTGCTCGGGCTGTTCTTCATCTACGTGATCGGTAAGCCCATCTCCTGGGTGTTCACGCATCTCACCGACTGGCTCGGCGGGATGACCGGGTCCAGCGCGATTCTGCTCGGCGCGCTCCTCGGCCTCATGATCGCGTTCGATATGGGCGGTCCGGTCAACAAGACCGCGTTCCTGTTCGGTGCGGGGCTCATCGCGTCCGGCAACCAGACGGTGATGGGCATGTGCGCCGCGGCGATCCCGGTGATGCCGCTCGGCCAGGGGCTGGCCACGCTGGTCCGCCGCCGCCTGTACTCCGAGCAGGAGCGGGAGACGGGCATGGCGGCGCTGTTCATGGGGCTCTTCGGGATCTCGGAGGGCGCGATTCCGTTCGCCGCGGCGCGGCCGGCGCAGGTCATACCGGCGAACATGCTCGGCGGTGCGGTGGCCGGTGCCCTCGCGGGGACGATCGGGGTCACGGACGCGGTGCCGCACGGCGGACCGATCGTGGCGGTGCTGGGCGCGGTCGGCGGGGTGCCGGCCTTCTTCCTCGCCGTAGTGGCGGGCTCGGTGGTCACGGCGCTGATGACGGTGATGCTGGTGGATGTCGCGGAGCGGCGGAAGGGCGGTGAGCGGCCGGGTGCCGGTGGGGGTGCGGTTGCTGCCGCCGCTGGGGGCTCGGTGGTGGGCGCCGGTGCGGAGGCGGTCGTGGCTGGGGTCGGCGTGGGTGGCGGCGCCGATGGTGGTGGCGGAGCCGGGGTGGTGGCGCGTACGGCTGCGGCGTCGGGTTCCGTTCCTGCGGCCGCTGGTGGGCCGGGGCCGGACGCGGGCGACGCGGACGGGGACGGCGCCGACGCCGAGGGCAACGCCGAGGGCAACGTCGGCGCCGTTGCCAACGATGGCGGCGGTCTCGGCGAGGCCCCCGCCTCCGAGGTGCTCTCCGGCTACCTCACCGGGCAGACCGTCAAGACCGAGCTCGTCGCCGAGGAGAAGGAGGCGGCCATCCGCGAGATGGCCGAATTGGTGGCCGCTACCGGCAAGGTGGCGGATGCCGACGAGCTGGTCCGGGTGGCACTGGCCCGTGAGGCGCAGGGCACGACCGGGCTCGGTGAGGAGATCGCCATCCCGCACGCCAAGACGGACGCGGTGACCGCTCCGGTGGTCGGCTTCGCACGGTCGGCGGACGGCATCGACTGGGGTTCGCTCGACGGCACACGCGCCCGGCTGGTCTTCCTGATCGCGGTGCCGGAGGCTGCGGCCGGGGACGAGCATCTGCGCATCCTGGCACTGCTGTCGCGGAAGCTGATGGACGCGGACTTCCGGGCCCGGCTTCAGGGGGCGGCGGGCGAGTCGGGGATTCTGCGGGTTCTCGGGGAGATCCGGTAG
- a CDS encoding stage II sporulation protein M, which yields MDLDVFITAHSAEWDRLETLLGRKRRLTGAEADELVALYQRTTTHLSLLLSSAPDPALTSRLTSLVARARSTVTGARKASWRDTARFFTTAFPAAVYRLRHWWIPTAILSTAVAALLGWWIAAHPEVQAAIGAPEDLRDMTRPGGQYETYYSSHPAASFAAQVWTNNAQAVALCLVLGAFAGLPVLWVLFQNMLNLGVGIGLMSSAGRLDTFLGLILPHGLLELTAVFVAAGIGLRLGWTLIDPGPRTRRTALAEEGRSALGVAIGLAAVLFISGALEGFVTPSGLPTWARIGIGLAVELAFLLYVYVLGGRAVRAGATGDVDLADREAALPTAA from the coding sequence ATGGACCTCGATGTCTTCATCACGGCCCACAGCGCCGAATGGGATCGTCTCGAAACACTGCTGGGCCGCAAACGCCGCCTCACAGGAGCCGAGGCCGACGAACTGGTCGCCCTCTACCAGCGCACCACCACGCACCTCTCCCTGCTCCTCTCCAGCGCCCCCGACCCTGCGCTGACCAGCCGCCTCACGTCCCTCGTGGCCCGCGCCCGCAGTACGGTCACCGGCGCCCGCAAGGCGTCCTGGCGCGACACCGCCCGCTTCTTCACCACGGCCTTCCCGGCAGCCGTCTACCGCCTCCGCCACTGGTGGATCCCCACCGCGATCCTCTCCACCGCGGTGGCCGCCCTCCTGGGCTGGTGGATAGCCGCACACCCCGAGGTCCAGGCAGCCATCGGCGCCCCGGAGGACCTCCGCGACATGACCCGTCCCGGCGGCCAGTACGAGACCTACTACTCCAGCCACCCCGCCGCGTCCTTCGCCGCCCAGGTATGGACGAACAACGCCCAGGCCGTCGCCCTGTGCCTCGTCCTCGGCGCCTTCGCCGGCCTTCCCGTCCTGTGGGTCCTCTTCCAGAACATGCTCAACCTCGGGGTCGGCATCGGCCTCATGTCCTCCGCGGGCCGCCTCGACACCTTCCTCGGCTTGATCCTCCCGCACGGCCTCCTAGAACTGACCGCCGTCTTTGTCGCCGCCGGCATCGGTCTCCGCCTGGGCTGGACCCTCATCGACCCCGGGCCGCGCACCCGCCGTACAGCCCTCGCCGAGGAAGGCCGCTCCGCCCTCGGCGTCGCCATCGGACTCGCCGCCGTCCTCTTCATCTCCGGCGCCCTCGAAGGCTTCGTCACCCCTTCCGGCCTCCCCACCTGGGCCCGCATCGGCATCGGACTCGCCGTCGAACTGGCCTTCCTCCTGTACGTCTATGTCCTGGGCGGCCGCGCCGTCCGCGCTGGAGCAACCGGCGACGTCGACCTCGCCGACCGCGAAGCCGCCCTGCCGACCGCCGCGTGA